The following proteins are co-located in the Candidatus Tanganyikabacteria bacterium genome:
- a CDS encoding aldo/keto reductase, translating into MNTRVLGRTGLQVSEIGFGAWAIGGNAHGNSYGPTDDAESRRALARALDLGCSFVDTADVYGWGHSESLVGEVVGSRDDVVVCTKVGGDFQTVPGRVTLNFAPTYIRSACEQSLRRLRREALDVYLLHNPPPQVVGDPRLYETLEALRDEGKIRSFGVSIHAVQEGLDAISAGRAQVLQVALNLLHREAAAGLLPAARTAGVGIVAREPLANGFLAGRFDGSFRWEHGDIRHTWPAAFVQHRADRVRALRHMERADRTLAQAAILYPLALEGVSTVIPGAKTVGQVEENFGAAAAPPLTPEELAALT; encoded by the coding sequence ATGAACACTCGGGTCCTGGGCCGCACCGGCCTGCAAGTCTCGGAAATCGGCTTCGGCGCCTGGGCCATAGGCGGGAATGCCCACGGCAACTCCTACGGCCCCACCGACGATGCCGAGAGCCGGCGCGCCCTGGCTCGCGCACTCGATCTGGGCTGCTCTTTCGTCGACACCGCCGATGTCTACGGCTGGGGCCACAGCGAGTCCCTCGTGGGCGAGGTCGTCGGAAGCCGCGACGACGTGGTCGTCTGCACGAAGGTCGGCGGCGACTTCCAGACGGTCCCGGGCCGCGTCACGCTGAACTTCGCGCCCACGTACATCCGGTCTGCCTGCGAGCAGTCGCTGCGCCGCCTCCGGCGCGAGGCCCTCGACGTCTACCTCCTGCACAACCCGCCCCCGCAGGTCGTGGGCGACCCCCGCCTCTACGAAACGCTGGAGGCCCTCCGGGACGAAGGCAAGATCCGGAGTTTCGGGGTGAGCATCCACGCCGTGCAGGAGGGCCTGGATGCCATTTCTGCGGGCCGCGCACAGGTGCTGCAGGTCGCGCTGAACCTCCTGCACCGCGAGGCCGCCGCCGGCCTCTTGCCGGCCGCCAGAACGGCCGGCGTGGGCATCGTCGCGCGCGAACCGCTGGCCAACGGATTCCTGGCCGGGCGCTTCGACGGCAGCTTCCGCTGGGAGCACGGCGACATCCGGCATACCTGGCCGGCCGCCTTCGTGCAGCACCGGGCCGATCGCGTGCGGGCCCTCCGTCACATGGAGCGCGCCGATCGCACCCTGGCGCAGGCGGCCATCCTCTATCCCCTGGCGCTCGAGGGCGTCTCGACGGTCATCCCGGGCGCCAAGACCGTAGGGCAGGTCGAGGAGAATTTCGGCGCCGCCGCCGCGCCGCCTCTCACGCCGGAGGAACTGGCGGCCCTGACTTGA
- the pgeF gene encoding peptidoglycan editing factor PgeF: MIELPEGWELAGDGQALRCAALPARHAFSTRMGGVSEGLYGSLNVGMHSGDAGDRVRENRERFRVAGAFDRVWIAVHQVHGPDVAVVDDAGRADREQADAVVCGARGVPVAVYTADCTPILLADRHGRAVAAIHAGWRGTAAGVVARAIESLARQFDVAARDLVAAIGPAARRCCYEVGEEVVAALEQADPGPTRDDREGWQAVGPRRPHVDLPVLVRRQLRAGGVPAEFIYASGICTLCRADLCFSYRRDGQASGRMVSVVQL, from the coding sequence TTGATCGAGCTTCCCGAAGGCTGGGAACTCGCCGGCGACGGCCAGGCCCTGCGCTGCGCGGCCTTGCCGGCCAGGCACGCCTTCTCGACGCGCATGGGCGGGGTGAGCGAGGGCCTTTACGGCTCGCTCAACGTGGGAATGCATTCGGGCGATGCGGGCGACCGGGTCCGGGAGAACCGGGAGCGGTTCCGCGTCGCCGGCGCCTTCGACCGGGTGTGGATCGCGGTGCACCAGGTGCACGGCCCGGACGTCGCCGTCGTGGACGATGCGGGCCGCGCCGACCGGGAGCAGGCGGACGCGGTCGTGTGCGGGGCGCGGGGTGTGCCGGTGGCCGTCTACACGGCCGACTGCACGCCCATCCTGCTGGCCGACCGCCACGGCCGGGCGGTCGCAGCCATCCACGCCGGCTGGCGGGGCACCGCCGCCGGGGTGGTGGCGAGGGCGATCGAGAGCCTGGCGCGGCAATTCGACGTCGCCGCCCGCGACCTGGTGGCCGCCATCGGTCCGGCGGCGCGCCGTTGCTGCTACGAGGTCGGCGAGGAGGTGGTCGCGGCGCTCGAACAGGCCGATCCGGGCCCGACCCGCGACGACCGGGAAGGCTGGCAGGCGGTGGGCCCGCGCCGGCCGCACGTCGACCTGCCGGTCCTGGTGCGGCGGCAACTGCGCGCCGGGGGAGTCCCCGCGGAGTTCATCTACGCGTCGGGGATCTGCACGCTGTGCCGCGCCGACCTGTGCTTCTCGTATCGCCGCGACGGCCAGGCGTCGGGTCGAATGGTGTCGGTGGTGCAGCTATGA